In Phragmites australis chromosome 16, lpPhrAust1.1, whole genome shotgun sequence, one DNA window encodes the following:
- the LOC133894791 gene encoding ubiquitin-like domain-containing protein CIP73 isoform X2 translates to MADDASHGASSSTVKPAEDPESTIEINIKTLDSQVHKLRVKKNVSVSVLKEKIVDATGVPLDQQRLIFRGRVLKDDHLLSEYHLEDGYTLHLVARRAAEAQHSSGTSEGNTHANVNVAGNGGLLDDISRSVRDILGTLGVAMSGGVTNTAFSVPLATAPEGANNVHGGTQPVNPAQPGFSVLNHQIHVTQLQPTGAIPRNMVIPDSLMTLSEYMERMDQVLQNNGTPPSRDSESQQRPVADDAYLNPRFPSPEVLAQVIERAQQLLGGSAASALSHIAQRIRSDGGIGDASVRRGIQSESVQLGIAMQHLGAMLFELGRTMMMLRTGTSPSEAFVNAGPAVYINSTGPNPIMVQPSFQNTPPFGVSNIPALGGVSGAFGIVNPSRSSGFGDPSRNINVPTSGVSAATGSSVGMATTSEGPVNGDHAVRTQGGNPSGNSAATPGLPTRTVVAAIPARSSVEAPNHVLSVFLPVQVRSQVAVLNQSTSSQGSQTAVGNESQPNSTSAVPEASVGGVAGIPSIVAHVTAHVANALAANAPVQVSSSAQNTSDQGSHPTTDSRAGVLSSSTSAATQLQNEPSGTRGSNLTSQDSNTVNVPSVNSIQKHLQTEDTHGDNVRLSCEELATTNISGDPTATCTRDIPSSISAENSVLQNKSSDGVGSQSSASGRSEPLGLGGGLIPKRPSRTSKPSGSTTDPGRDSSSVSQNQDAVLVAQQFLQGFASQNTNASRRNTTDSAPPSSMPQPTGVPPRRQGGEGQPDMGSMISGMLNNPVFGNLLSNVATQTGGSRADLRSVMEGLQNPAIIDTISNIVQNVDEQDLGSMFGSGRGQGGMDLSRMMQQMMPIVSQVLGGAGPRPVGANSGESRSQAQCDDSGEGNDLDGRSSQIDLQQACQRIEQHESPENIFSAVLGTAAQAYGEDDSIQGMLEELVSDPELTNDYLKLLVQQVRQRIQSESQSRS, encoded by the exons ATGGCTGATGACGCTTCTCATGGGGCCAGCAGTTCAACCGTGAAACCTGCTGAGGATCCAGAGTCTACCATCGAGATCAACATCAAGACCCTGGATTCGCAAGTCCACAAACTTCGAGTGAAGAAGAAT GTGTCTGTTTCGGTTCTAAAAGAGAAAATAGTCGATGCAACTGGGGTTCCTCTGGATCAGCAGCGGTTGATTTTTAGAGGAAGAGTCTTAAAGGATGATCACCTCCTATCAGAATACC ATTTGGAAGATGGATATACATTGCATCTGGTCGCTCGGCGTGCAGCTGAAGCCCAGCATTCTTCTGGGACTTCTGAAGGAAACACCCATGCTAATG TAAATGTTGCTGGAAATGGAGGGTTATTGGACGATATTTCCAGG AGTGTTCGGGATATTCTTGGTACCTTAGGTGTTGCTATGTCTGGTGGTGTCACCAACACTGCATTTTCG GTTCCTTTGGCTACTGCACCAGAAGGGGCCAATAATGTCCATGGAGGAACTCAGCCAGTGAACCCAGCACAACCAGGATTTTCGGTTCTGAACCATCAAATCCATGTAACTCAACTTCAACCAACAGGAGCTATTCCTCGCAACATG GTTATTCCGGATTCTCTGATGACTCTTTCGGAGTATATGGAGCGCATGGATCAAGTATTACAGAATAATG GTACTCCACCATCCAGGGATTCAGAAAGCCAGCAACGACCAGTGGCAGATGATGCTTATCTAAACCCAAGATTTCCAAGTCCTGAGGTTTTGGCTCAAGTTATTGAAAGAGCCCAACAACTTCTTGGTGGCAGTGCAGCTTCTGCCCTTTCT CACATTGCACAACGCATTCGCAGCGATGGTGGCATTGGGGATGCATCTGTTCGTCGTGGGATCCAGAGTGAATCGGTTCAGTTGGGAATTGCAATGCAGCATTTGGGTGCTATGCTTTTCGAGCTTGGTCGGACAATGATGATGCTTCGCACGGGGACGTCTCCT TCTGAGGCTTTTGTAAATGCTGGACCTGCTGTTTATATAAATTCCACTGGACCAAATCCAATTATGGTTCAG CCATCTTTTCAAAATACTCCTCCTTTTGGAGTTTCCAACATACCAGCTTTGGGTGGAGTTTCTGGTGCTTTTGGTATTGTTAATCCTTCTCGGTCATCTGGTTTTGGAGATCCTTCTCGAAATATCAATGTCCCTACTAGTG GTGTCTCTGCAGCAACTGGTTCATCTGTTGGTATGGCCACTACTTCTGAGGGGCCTGTCAACGGGGACCATGCAGTAAGAACTCAAGGAGGTAACCCATCAGGTAACTCGGCTGCAACACCTGGATTGCCAACCAGAACAGTTGTTGCAGCTATTCCAGCACGGTCCTCGGTCGAGGCTCCAAACCATGTCCTAAGTGTTTTCCTGCCTGTTCAAGTGAGGAGTCAAGTTGCAGTGCTTAATCAATCAACCTCTTCTCAAGGTTCTCAGACTGCAGTGGGCAATGAATCTCAACCAAATTCAACATCTGCTGTTCCAGAAGCTTCTGTAGGTGGTGTTGCTGGTATTCCTTCTATAGTGGCACATGTGACTGCACATGTAGCCAATGCATTGGCCGCAAATGCACCAGTCCAGGTTTCGTCTTCTGCACAAAACACATCAGACCAGGGGTCTCATCCAACCACAGACAGCAGAGCTGGCGTGCTAAGTTCTTCAACATCAGCAGCTACACAGCTGCAAAATGAGCCCTCAG GTACTCGTGGTTCCAATTTGACATCTCAAGACAGCAATACTGTAAATGTTCCCAGTGTCAACAGTATTCAAAAGCATCTACAAACGGAAGATACCCATGGAGATAATGTTAGATTGTCTTGTGAGGAATTAGCAACAACCAACATATCTGGAGACCCCACAGCCACCTGTACCCGTGATATTCCTTCGAGCATATCAGCAGAAAATTCTGTACTGCAGAACAAATCCTCGGATGGAGTGGGTTCACAGTCTTCTGCAAGTGGCAGGTCTGAACCGTTAGGTCTTGGTGGAGGTCTGATTCCGAAG AGACCGAGCAGAACATCAAAGCCATCTGGGAGCACAACTGATCCTGGCAGGGATTCCTCTTCTGTTAGCCAAAATCAAGATGCTGTTTTGGTGGCCCAGCAGTTTCTGCAAGGTTTTGCTTCACAAAATACTAATGCAAGCAGAAGGAACACTACCGACTCTGCCCCTCCATCCTCTATGCCACAGCCTACTGGAGTGCCTCCGAGAAGACAGGGTGGTGAAGGACAACCTGATATGGGCAGCATGATATCTGGTATGCTCAACAACCCAGTTTTTGGCAACCTATTGTCAAATGTAGCAACACAAACAGGGGGTTCAAGAGCTGATTTGAGGAGCGTGATGGAAGGATTACAGAACCCTGCTATTATAGATACTATAAGCAATATCGTGCAGAATGTGGATGAGCAAGACCTTGGGTCCATGTTTGGTTCAGGGAGGGGGCAAGGTGGCATGGATTTGTCTAGAATGATGCAGCAAATGATGCCCATTGTATCCCAAGTTCTTGGTGGAGCAGGTCCTCGTCCTGTTGGTGCAAATAGTGGAGAATCTAGATCACAGGCACAGTGCGACGACAGTGGAGAAGGAAATGATTTAGATGGCAGAAGCTCTCAG ATTGATCTTCAACAAGCTTGTCAACGCATTGAACAACATGAATCCCCAGAGAATATCTTCAGCGCTGTCCTTGGAACTGCTGCTCAGGCTTACGGTGAAGATGACAGCATTCAGGGCATGCTCGAAGAGCTTGTCAGTGATCCAGAGCTTACCAAT GATTACTTGAAACTACTGGTCCAACAAGTTCGGCAGAGGATACAATCAGAGTCGCAGTCAAGGAGCTGA
- the LOC133894791 gene encoding ubiquitin-like domain-containing protein CIP73 isoform X3: MADDASHGASSSTVKPAEDPESTIEINIKTLDSQVHKLRVKKNVSVSVLKEKIVDATGVPLDQQRLIFRGRVLKDDHLLSEYHLEDGYTLHLVARRAAEAQHSSGTSEGNTHANVNVAGNGGLLDDISRVPLATAPEGANNVHGGTQPVNPAQPGFSVLNHQIHVTQLQPTGAIPRNMVIPDSLMTLSEYMERMDQVLQNNGTPPSRDSESQQRPVADDAYLNPRFPSPEVLAQVIERAQQLLGGSAASALSHIAQRIRSDGGIGDASVRRGIQSESVQLGIAMQHLGAMLFELGRTMMMLRTGTSPSEAFVNAGPAVYINSTGPNPIMVQPSFQNTPPFGVSNIPALGGVSGAFGIVNPSRSSGFGDPSRNINVPTSGVSAATGSSVGMATTSEGPVNGDHAVRTQGGNPSGNSAATPGLPTRTVVAAIPARSSVEAPNHVLSVFLPVQVRSQVAVLNQSTSSQGSQTAVGNESQPNSTSAVPEASVGGVAGIPSIVAHVTAHVANALAANAPVQVSSSAQNTSDQGSHPTTDSRAGVLSSSTSAATQLQNEPSGSNHGQTSLNVQSHVTEPGTRGSNLTSQDSNTVNVPSVNSIQKHLQTEDTHGDNVRLSCEELATTNISGDPTATCTRDIPSSISAENSVLQNKSSDGVGSQSSASGRSEPLGLGGGLIPKRPSRTSKPSGSTTDPGRDSSSVSQNQDAVLVAQQFLQGFASQNTNASRRNTTDSAPPSSMPQPTGVPPRRQGGEGQPDMGSMISGMLNNPVFGNLLSNVATQTGGSRADLRSVMEGLQNPAIIDTISNIVQNVDEQDLGSMFGSGRGQGGMDLSRMMQQMMPIVSQVLGGAGPRPVGANSGESRSQAQCDDSGEGNDLDGRSSQIDLQQACQRIEQHESPENIFSAVLGTAAQAYGEDDSIQGMLEELVSDPELTNDYLKLLVQQVRQRIQSESQSRS, from the exons ATGGCTGATGACGCTTCTCATGGGGCCAGCAGTTCAACCGTGAAACCTGCTGAGGATCCAGAGTCTACCATCGAGATCAACATCAAGACCCTGGATTCGCAAGTCCACAAACTTCGAGTGAAGAAGAAT GTGTCTGTTTCGGTTCTAAAAGAGAAAATAGTCGATGCAACTGGGGTTCCTCTGGATCAGCAGCGGTTGATTTTTAGAGGAAGAGTCTTAAAGGATGATCACCTCCTATCAGAATACC ATTTGGAAGATGGATATACATTGCATCTGGTCGCTCGGCGTGCAGCTGAAGCCCAGCATTCTTCTGGGACTTCTGAAGGAAACACCCATGCTAATG TAAATGTTGCTGGAAATGGAGGGTTATTGGACGATATTTCCAGG GTTCCTTTGGCTACTGCACCAGAAGGGGCCAATAATGTCCATGGAGGAACTCAGCCAGTGAACCCAGCACAACCAGGATTTTCGGTTCTGAACCATCAAATCCATGTAACTCAACTTCAACCAACAGGAGCTATTCCTCGCAACATG GTTATTCCGGATTCTCTGATGACTCTTTCGGAGTATATGGAGCGCATGGATCAAGTATTACAGAATAATG GTACTCCACCATCCAGGGATTCAGAAAGCCAGCAACGACCAGTGGCAGATGATGCTTATCTAAACCCAAGATTTCCAAGTCCTGAGGTTTTGGCTCAAGTTATTGAAAGAGCCCAACAACTTCTTGGTGGCAGTGCAGCTTCTGCCCTTTCT CACATTGCACAACGCATTCGCAGCGATGGTGGCATTGGGGATGCATCTGTTCGTCGTGGGATCCAGAGTGAATCGGTTCAGTTGGGAATTGCAATGCAGCATTTGGGTGCTATGCTTTTCGAGCTTGGTCGGACAATGATGATGCTTCGCACGGGGACGTCTCCT TCTGAGGCTTTTGTAAATGCTGGACCTGCTGTTTATATAAATTCCACTGGACCAAATCCAATTATGGTTCAG CCATCTTTTCAAAATACTCCTCCTTTTGGAGTTTCCAACATACCAGCTTTGGGTGGAGTTTCTGGTGCTTTTGGTATTGTTAATCCTTCTCGGTCATCTGGTTTTGGAGATCCTTCTCGAAATATCAATGTCCCTACTAGTG GTGTCTCTGCAGCAACTGGTTCATCTGTTGGTATGGCCACTACTTCTGAGGGGCCTGTCAACGGGGACCATGCAGTAAGAACTCAAGGAGGTAACCCATCAGGTAACTCGGCTGCAACACCTGGATTGCCAACCAGAACAGTTGTTGCAGCTATTCCAGCACGGTCCTCGGTCGAGGCTCCAAACCATGTCCTAAGTGTTTTCCTGCCTGTTCAAGTGAGGAGTCAAGTTGCAGTGCTTAATCAATCAACCTCTTCTCAAGGTTCTCAGACTGCAGTGGGCAATGAATCTCAACCAAATTCAACATCTGCTGTTCCAGAAGCTTCTGTAGGTGGTGTTGCTGGTATTCCTTCTATAGTGGCACATGTGACTGCACATGTAGCCAATGCATTGGCCGCAAATGCACCAGTCCAGGTTTCGTCTTCTGCACAAAACACATCAGACCAGGGGTCTCATCCAACCACAGACAGCAGAGCTGGCGTGCTAAGTTCTTCAACATCAGCAGCTACACAGCTGCAAAATGAGCCCTCAGGTTCAAATCATGGACAAACTTCATTAAATGTGCAATCTCATGTGACTGAACCAG GTACTCGTGGTTCCAATTTGACATCTCAAGACAGCAATACTGTAAATGTTCCCAGTGTCAACAGTATTCAAAAGCATCTACAAACGGAAGATACCCATGGAGATAATGTTAGATTGTCTTGTGAGGAATTAGCAACAACCAACATATCTGGAGACCCCACAGCCACCTGTACCCGTGATATTCCTTCGAGCATATCAGCAGAAAATTCTGTACTGCAGAACAAATCCTCGGATGGAGTGGGTTCACAGTCTTCTGCAAGTGGCAGGTCTGAACCGTTAGGTCTTGGTGGAGGTCTGATTCCGAAG AGACCGAGCAGAACATCAAAGCCATCTGGGAGCACAACTGATCCTGGCAGGGATTCCTCTTCTGTTAGCCAAAATCAAGATGCTGTTTTGGTGGCCCAGCAGTTTCTGCAAGGTTTTGCTTCACAAAATACTAATGCAAGCAGAAGGAACACTACCGACTCTGCCCCTCCATCCTCTATGCCACAGCCTACTGGAGTGCCTCCGAGAAGACAGGGTGGTGAAGGACAACCTGATATGGGCAGCATGATATCTGGTATGCTCAACAACCCAGTTTTTGGCAACCTATTGTCAAATGTAGCAACACAAACAGGGGGTTCAAGAGCTGATTTGAGGAGCGTGATGGAAGGATTACAGAACCCTGCTATTATAGATACTATAAGCAATATCGTGCAGAATGTGGATGAGCAAGACCTTGGGTCCATGTTTGGTTCAGGGAGGGGGCAAGGTGGCATGGATTTGTCTAGAATGATGCAGCAAATGATGCCCATTGTATCCCAAGTTCTTGGTGGAGCAGGTCCTCGTCCTGTTGGTGCAAATAGTGGAGAATCTAGATCACAGGCACAGTGCGACGACAGTGGAGAAGGAAATGATTTAGATGGCAGAAGCTCTCAG ATTGATCTTCAACAAGCTTGTCAACGCATTGAACAACATGAATCCCCAGAGAATATCTTCAGCGCTGTCCTTGGAACTGCTGCTCAGGCTTACGGTGAAGATGACAGCATTCAGGGCATGCTCGAAGAGCTTGTCAGTGATCCAGAGCTTACCAAT GATTACTTGAAACTACTGGTCCAACAAGTTCGGCAGAGGATACAATCAGAGTCGCAGTCAAGGAGCTGA
- the LOC133895375 gene encoding ankyrin repeat-containing protein At5g02620-like has product MERQSSFRLGALEKLKSFRGMEKQKSFRGMMSMERRSRDSPGKRGDTPLHLAARSGSVPHAQKILAELDRELVAEMAARQNQDGETPLYVAAEKGHSEVVREILKVSDVQTAGIKANNSFDAFHIAAKQGHLEVLKELLQAFPALSMTTNSVNATALDTAAIQGHVDIVNLLLETDGSLARIARNNGKTVLHSAARMGHVEVVRSLLNKDPGIGLRTDKKGQTALHMASKGQNAEIVVELLKPDVSVIHIEDNKGNRPLHVATRKANIIIVQTLLSVEGIDVNAVNRSGETAFAIAEKMNNEELINILKDAGGVTVKEQVPPPNSAKHLKQTVSDIRHDVQSQIKQTRQTKMQVQKIKKRLEKLHIGGLNNAINSNTVVAVLIATVAFAAIFTVPGNFVEDLSQAPPGMSLGQAYVASNLAFIVFLVFDALALFISLAVVVVQTSLIVVEQKAKKRMVFVMNKLMWLACLFISVAFIALTYVVVGRDDWWLAWCTMGIGTVTMLTTIGSMCYCIIAHRLDEKNTRKIRKASASQSRSWSRSVDSDEELLNSEYKKMYVL; this is encoded by the exons ATGGAGAGGCAATCCAGCTTCCGTCTAGGCGCGCTGGAGAAGCTGAAGAGCTTCCGTGGGATGGAGAAGCAGAAGAGCTTCCGGGGGATGATGTCCATGGAGCGGCGGAGCAGGGACAGCCCCGGCAAACGCGGCGACACGCCGCTCCACCTCGCGGCGAGGTCTGGGAGCGTGCCCCACGCCCAGAAGATCCTCGCCGAGCTCGACCGGGAGCTGGTCGCGGAGATGGCGGCCAGGCAGAACCAGGACGGCGAGACGCCGCTGTACGTCGCCGCCGAGAAGGGCCACTCCGAGGTCGTGCGCGAGATCCTGAAGGTCTCCGACGTGCAGACGGCGGGGATCAAGGCGAACAACAGCTTCGATGCGTTCCACATCGCCGCGAAGCAGGGTCATCTTG AAGTTTTGAAGGAGCTATTGCAGGCTTTTCCGGCTCTTTCTATGACAACAAATTCTGTAAATGCTACAGCTCTGGATACTGCTGCAATTCAGGGTCACGTTGATATTGTTAATCTTCTACTGGAAACGGATGGTAGCCTCGCCAGAATTGCGAGAAATAATGGGAAGACGGTTTTGCATTCAGCAGCAAGAATGGGCCATGTGGAAGTTGTAAGATCATTGCTGAATAAGGATCCCGGGATTGGTTTAAGAACGGATAAGAAGGGGCAAACAGCACTACATATGGCTTCGAAAGGACAAAATGCTGAAATCGTGGTTGAGTTGTTGAAGCCTGATGTCTCAGTTATCCATATAGAAGACAACAAGGGTAACAGGCCACTGCATGTTGCTACTCGGAAGGCGAATATCATT ATAGTGCAGACTCTATTATCAGTTGAAGGGATCGATGTCAATGCAGTCAATAGATCTGGAGAGACTGCTTTTGCCATTGCTGAGAAAATGAACAACGAAGAACTTATTAACATCCTAAAAGACGCCGGCGGAGTAACTGTAAAAGAGCAAGTACCTCCTCCAAATTCGGCAAAGCATCTTAAGCAAACTGTCAGTGATATTAGACATGATGTCCAGTCCCAGATCAAGCAAACACGTCAGACCAAGATGCAAGTCcagaaaatcaagaagagaCTCGAAAAGCTCCACATTGGTGGGCTGAACAATGCCATCAACTCCAACACCGTTGTTGCAGTGCTTATCGCCACCGTCGCCTTTGCTGCCATATTCACTGTCCCTGGAAACTTTGTGGAGGATCTGAGCCAAGCACCTCCCGGCATGTCCTTGGGGCAGGCATACGTCGCAAGCAATCTGGCCTTCATAGTGTTCCTGGTCTTCGATGCCTTGGCTCTCTTCATCTCGCTCGCTGTCGTCGTTGTCCAGACCTCGCTGATTGTTGTGGAGCAGAAAGCCAAGAAGAGGATGGTCTTCGTGATGAACAAGCTGATGTGGCTCGCATGCCTATTTATCTCGGTGGCCTTCATAGCGCTGACGTATGTTGTTGTCGGCCGCGATGACTGGTGGCTGGCTTGGTGCACCATGGGGATCGGCACCGTGACCATGCTGACCACCATTGGTTCCATGTGCTACTGCATCATCGCTCACAGATTGGACGAGAAGAACACGAGGAAGATCAGGAAGGCCTCTGCAAGCCAGTCCCGCTCATGGTCCCGGTCAGTTGACTCAGATGAAGAGCTGCTTAACAGTGAATACAAGAAGATGTATGTGCTCTAG
- the LOC133894791 gene encoding ubiquitin-like domain-containing protein CIP73 isoform X1: MADDASHGASSSTVKPAEDPESTIEINIKTLDSQVHKLRVKKNVSVSVLKEKIVDATGVPLDQQRLIFRGRVLKDDHLLSEYHLEDGYTLHLVARRAAEAQHSSGTSEGNTHANVNVAGNGGLLDDISRSVRDILGTLGVAMSGGVTNTAFSVPLATAPEGANNVHGGTQPVNPAQPGFSVLNHQIHVTQLQPTGAIPRNMVIPDSLMTLSEYMERMDQVLQNNGTPPSRDSESQQRPVADDAYLNPRFPSPEVLAQVIERAQQLLGGSAASALSHIAQRIRSDGGIGDASVRRGIQSESVQLGIAMQHLGAMLFELGRTMMMLRTGTSPSEAFVNAGPAVYINSTGPNPIMVQPSFQNTPPFGVSNIPALGGVSGAFGIVNPSRSSGFGDPSRNINVPTSGVSAATGSSVGMATTSEGPVNGDHAVRTQGGNPSGNSAATPGLPTRTVVAAIPARSSVEAPNHVLSVFLPVQVRSQVAVLNQSTSSQGSQTAVGNESQPNSTSAVPEASVGGVAGIPSIVAHVTAHVANALAANAPVQVSSSAQNTSDQGSHPTTDSRAGVLSSSTSAATQLQNEPSGSNHGQTSLNVQSHVTEPGTRGSNLTSQDSNTVNVPSVNSIQKHLQTEDTHGDNVRLSCEELATTNISGDPTATCTRDIPSSISAENSVLQNKSSDGVGSQSSASGRSEPLGLGGGLIPKRPSRTSKPSGSTTDPGRDSSSVSQNQDAVLVAQQFLQGFASQNTNASRRNTTDSAPPSSMPQPTGVPPRRQGGEGQPDMGSMISGMLNNPVFGNLLSNVATQTGGSRADLRSVMEGLQNPAIIDTISNIVQNVDEQDLGSMFGSGRGQGGMDLSRMMQQMMPIVSQVLGGAGPRPVGANSGESRSQAQCDDSGEGNDLDGRSSQIDLQQACQRIEQHESPENIFSAVLGTAAQAYGEDDSIQGMLEELVSDPELTNDYLKLLVQQVRQRIQSESQSRS, translated from the exons ATGGCTGATGACGCTTCTCATGGGGCCAGCAGTTCAACCGTGAAACCTGCTGAGGATCCAGAGTCTACCATCGAGATCAACATCAAGACCCTGGATTCGCAAGTCCACAAACTTCGAGTGAAGAAGAAT GTGTCTGTTTCGGTTCTAAAAGAGAAAATAGTCGATGCAACTGGGGTTCCTCTGGATCAGCAGCGGTTGATTTTTAGAGGAAGAGTCTTAAAGGATGATCACCTCCTATCAGAATACC ATTTGGAAGATGGATATACATTGCATCTGGTCGCTCGGCGTGCAGCTGAAGCCCAGCATTCTTCTGGGACTTCTGAAGGAAACACCCATGCTAATG TAAATGTTGCTGGAAATGGAGGGTTATTGGACGATATTTCCAGG AGTGTTCGGGATATTCTTGGTACCTTAGGTGTTGCTATGTCTGGTGGTGTCACCAACACTGCATTTTCG GTTCCTTTGGCTACTGCACCAGAAGGGGCCAATAATGTCCATGGAGGAACTCAGCCAGTGAACCCAGCACAACCAGGATTTTCGGTTCTGAACCATCAAATCCATGTAACTCAACTTCAACCAACAGGAGCTATTCCTCGCAACATG GTTATTCCGGATTCTCTGATGACTCTTTCGGAGTATATGGAGCGCATGGATCAAGTATTACAGAATAATG GTACTCCACCATCCAGGGATTCAGAAAGCCAGCAACGACCAGTGGCAGATGATGCTTATCTAAACCCAAGATTTCCAAGTCCTGAGGTTTTGGCTCAAGTTATTGAAAGAGCCCAACAACTTCTTGGTGGCAGTGCAGCTTCTGCCCTTTCT CACATTGCACAACGCATTCGCAGCGATGGTGGCATTGGGGATGCATCTGTTCGTCGTGGGATCCAGAGTGAATCGGTTCAGTTGGGAATTGCAATGCAGCATTTGGGTGCTATGCTTTTCGAGCTTGGTCGGACAATGATGATGCTTCGCACGGGGACGTCTCCT TCTGAGGCTTTTGTAAATGCTGGACCTGCTGTTTATATAAATTCCACTGGACCAAATCCAATTATGGTTCAG CCATCTTTTCAAAATACTCCTCCTTTTGGAGTTTCCAACATACCAGCTTTGGGTGGAGTTTCTGGTGCTTTTGGTATTGTTAATCCTTCTCGGTCATCTGGTTTTGGAGATCCTTCTCGAAATATCAATGTCCCTACTAGTG GTGTCTCTGCAGCAACTGGTTCATCTGTTGGTATGGCCACTACTTCTGAGGGGCCTGTCAACGGGGACCATGCAGTAAGAACTCAAGGAGGTAACCCATCAGGTAACTCGGCTGCAACACCTGGATTGCCAACCAGAACAGTTGTTGCAGCTATTCCAGCACGGTCCTCGGTCGAGGCTCCAAACCATGTCCTAAGTGTTTTCCTGCCTGTTCAAGTGAGGAGTCAAGTTGCAGTGCTTAATCAATCAACCTCTTCTCAAGGTTCTCAGACTGCAGTGGGCAATGAATCTCAACCAAATTCAACATCTGCTGTTCCAGAAGCTTCTGTAGGTGGTGTTGCTGGTATTCCTTCTATAGTGGCACATGTGACTGCACATGTAGCCAATGCATTGGCCGCAAATGCACCAGTCCAGGTTTCGTCTTCTGCACAAAACACATCAGACCAGGGGTCTCATCCAACCACAGACAGCAGAGCTGGCGTGCTAAGTTCTTCAACATCAGCAGCTACACAGCTGCAAAATGAGCCCTCAGGTTCAAATCATGGACAAACTTCATTAAATGTGCAATCTCATGTGACTGAACCAG GTACTCGTGGTTCCAATTTGACATCTCAAGACAGCAATACTGTAAATGTTCCCAGTGTCAACAGTATTCAAAAGCATCTACAAACGGAAGATACCCATGGAGATAATGTTAGATTGTCTTGTGAGGAATTAGCAACAACCAACATATCTGGAGACCCCACAGCCACCTGTACCCGTGATATTCCTTCGAGCATATCAGCAGAAAATTCTGTACTGCAGAACAAATCCTCGGATGGAGTGGGTTCACAGTCTTCTGCAAGTGGCAGGTCTGAACCGTTAGGTCTTGGTGGAGGTCTGATTCCGAAG AGACCGAGCAGAACATCAAAGCCATCTGGGAGCACAACTGATCCTGGCAGGGATTCCTCTTCTGTTAGCCAAAATCAAGATGCTGTTTTGGTGGCCCAGCAGTTTCTGCAAGGTTTTGCTTCACAAAATACTAATGCAAGCAGAAGGAACACTACCGACTCTGCCCCTCCATCCTCTATGCCACAGCCTACTGGAGTGCCTCCGAGAAGACAGGGTGGTGAAGGACAACCTGATATGGGCAGCATGATATCTGGTATGCTCAACAACCCAGTTTTTGGCAACCTATTGTCAAATGTAGCAACACAAACAGGGGGTTCAAGAGCTGATTTGAGGAGCGTGATGGAAGGATTACAGAACCCTGCTATTATAGATACTATAAGCAATATCGTGCAGAATGTGGATGAGCAAGACCTTGGGTCCATGTTTGGTTCAGGGAGGGGGCAAGGTGGCATGGATTTGTCTAGAATGATGCAGCAAATGATGCCCATTGTATCCCAAGTTCTTGGTGGAGCAGGTCCTCGTCCTGTTGGTGCAAATAGTGGAGAATCTAGATCACAGGCACAGTGCGACGACAGTGGAGAAGGAAATGATTTAGATGGCAGAAGCTCTCAG ATTGATCTTCAACAAGCTTGTCAACGCATTGAACAACATGAATCCCCAGAGAATATCTTCAGCGCTGTCCTTGGAACTGCTGCTCAGGCTTACGGTGAAGATGACAGCATTCAGGGCATGCTCGAAGAGCTTGTCAGTGATCCAGAGCTTACCAAT GATTACTTGAAACTACTGGTCCAACAAGTTCGGCAGAGGATACAATCAGAGTCGCAGTCAAGGAGCTGA